AGCAAACAAAATCTTCCAAAGATATTTCAGCCGCACTCACTGCTTCTCGCGGTCGATCAGAAAGGAGGTTCTCATTTCTTCAGAACTTTATGGAAGCTGACAAAAGGAATGCTGAGAAAGGTGTCGCCCGCCAAGCACATACTAAAGCCCAAATTATTGTGAACAAGATTCTTCTTGACAAATCACTCCCTTTGGTGTCTGTTCCACCTCTTGATATAAGTGATGACGAAAAGCTTCCTGagcctgatagtgattatgattatatcAGAGATGAGGAGCATGATCTTACAATTCCTCATCCAGAAGCTCAGCTTGAGGATAATAAATCCGATGAAGAATTAACCAAAGATCTTGAGAGTGAAGTCAACATCGGAGCTTCTGCAATTGTTCAAGATTCTCCTTCCCATACCGGGTTAGGATGGGATCCTCtcatccagtgatgcaacaatcagttgttttcgcgacctcttatccctccaccaatatggtttatggttacaagaccgcaccctaagtggggtttcttcggaccgagtgcatcatagtcaagacttgtcaagaatggataggtacgctccagacgccccaggcactcttgactcaaccgtgtgcctcggcgccttgatcgagtttctgcaatCTTTAGTAGAGAGCTTCTTACCTTAGTCTTTGAACTAAGGCGCTCTACCGGATGGGTTTTTGCTTTACCCCAAATCTTTAGGACTCAAGATCcagggtcggtgtagctttcACTTGAGCCATGCTAACTAGATTACGAGTTATAACGTGCgttaggtcttatttttgcctcttgctttatgcgaactagggtgcacgccataaTCGCATGGCTAGGCTCCTTAGTTGGAGTCTTTATATATGATGCCTTCTATGAAGGTCTTATTGTAAGGTCTTAATTTTGCATTTAACTTAGATAATATCATTATAACGAAATCTTCAAATGCATTCATTTGAATAATACATCCTTATTCAATATTTAGGAATTCACATCTTCATTTTCGCTTTATTCATTTTCACATACATGTTTGTGCCTCTTATATGTATGCGATCATCATTGCATGATCtatggataatatttcttcaGATATAATATGTTTCATGGACGTTCCAATTTTCGGCCTGTGTTCTTTCCTTCAGGATCCATCAATTCATAAGATCAATTTCCAATGATTATCTTTATTGTGTAGGGTCCATCCTATCTTTTCTCCAACATTCCATCAATTCGTCTCTGATAAGGAGGTATCTCTCGCAATACTAATTTTCCTGGATGAAAATCTCTTATTTTTACGCGTttgttatattctcgagctatcctctgatggtaattttccatatgtCGCAAAGAAACTTCTCTTCGCTCTTCTAAATCATCCAATTTTGTTAGGATTAAATCCACACTtaaattcttttcccatgcttctcGCTTAGTTGTAGGAATTATAACCTTAGTTGGAAATActgcttcaactccatatgtcaggcaaaaaggtgacattcttgTAGCCTCCCTTCtagttgttctgtatgcccatactgcattatgtactttttCGCACCATCCTTTATTATGTCTTTCCAATTTCTTTTTCAACGTATCTGCAATTGTCTTATTGGTTGCCTCAGCTTGACCATTGCTTCGTGGAGACAATGGAGTGGACTTCCCGCTTTGGATTTTGAACGCATTAAGTAACAGTTCTATATTTTCTCCTTCAAATTGTTTTCCATTATCAGAAACTAGTTGTGTTGGGattctgaatctgcaaatgatattcttAAATATGAATGTGAAAACATCTTTATCTCGAATGTGTTGCACCGCTTTCACTTCTGCCCACTTTGTAAAGTAGTCTGTCGCTACTATTAAATATCTTATTTTCCCTGTTACTGGTATGAATGGCCCACAATGTCTAACCCCCATTTTCCAAATGGCCATTCACTTGTGGAGGACTTGAGCATCGCCCCGGGTACGTGTATTTTATTTCCAtgacgctgacattcttcgcaccgCCTTGACACTTCTTTCacgtcttcatgcatgtatggccaataatagcCATGTATTTTCTCTCTATACGCTAGAgaccttcctccactatgatttccTGCATCTCCATAGTGTAATGCTTTCAAGATTTCCATTCCTTCTGTTCTTGTTAAACATCTAAGTGATGGTCCAAGGAATGATCTTCGGTAAAGTACACCATCTCTCAATTCATAATTTGTTTCTCTGCTCTTTAACTTGTGCGCTTCCAACCTGTTTCTTGGGACTTCTCCTTTTTCTAAATACAAATGAAGTTGGGTTCTCCAATCTGCGGCTTTGTTcgccttttcatcttcttcattatctACTAGCATTACATCTACATCTTCGCATTTTTCTTTATTAATTGAGGGTAAAAAGAGTGTTTGTATCTTTATGTCCCTCGCAGTCGGATCCACCATCATAGACGGAATAAAAGCAAACGCATATGCTAGCCGATTATCTTTCCGCGAAATGTGCCTCCAATTTATTTTCGGAATTTGTGCTGATAACTCTCCTACAAGCTTCTTGTATTTTTGAAAGGATGGCTCATTTGTTCTATATACCCCTTCTATTTGGCGAATAAccaattgtgagtcactagttattcGCGCATATTCTAATTTCATTTCAATGGACAAGCGTAACGTGTGCACAACCGCTTCATGCTCAGTTTCATTAttggtggatgcgaattccaatctaaaTGAATATGCTAATCTTGTTCCTGCTGGTGAGATGAAAACTATTCCAATTCCACTATCATCTCCATTTGAGGATCCAtccaccaatatctcccatctagtGTTATCTATTAACAAGTCTGTAGGATTCCCACATTCTTcatctatatccatcatctcttcCACACTTTCATCCTCTTTTAAAgggaattctgccaagaaatatgCGATTACTTGCGACTTTggggaagataatatttcatacttgatctcAAAATTCCCTATTTGTGCATTCCACCTCTCGAtgcttcctgatctttttgaattttcATTACTGACTCAATTGGTATTTTTATTAACACTTTGATCTTTGAGCTTGAAAATATATACGAAGTTTTTGTGTTGCATACACCAGTGTGAGTATTAACTTTTCCATTtttgaataattcttctctgcgACATTGTAAGTTTTGCTTATGTAATATATCGGTTTTTCCACTCCTTCATCCGGATGTAGCAGTACGACACTTAATGCGTGCGATGTTGATGCTAAATATATCAGTAACTCCTCTCCTTTTTCCTCCTTTTGCATGATGGACAAATTCATTAGATGGTTCTTTATATTTTGCAGCGTTTTATCGCATTCATCCGTCCACTTGAACTTTGTTCCttttttcagaatattaaagaaaTGCTTGCACATGTCCGATGATCGTGAAATAAATCGCCCCAATGAAGCTAGCAAAATTACAAATGCAATATTACTTCACTGATTTATATGTGCATCTATTTTCCGCATCAAACTCTACGGCACTTCATCTTTATTGGTAACAGACTGAAACTAGTTGCGGCTGTAGGTATGCTTTACCTTTGCGACATTTCATTAGCTATTTTCAATATTGATACACAAATTAAGAGGAGAAAATAAATAACTTTAGAGATCAAGAAACAGTAAACTTTATTTATTGATAATGGGTTTATCCAtgataaatacataaaattaaatGTAATAAACTTTTGGAAACGAAGAAATAATGGGAGCAGGGGCGGAAGCACAGGTTGACTAAATCTTGAGCAAGCCCAGATATGAAAACTAACTAAGAATGAAAATCAAAGAAAAGCTAAAACGAGATGATCGAAGAGAAACtgaaaaacaaatcaatcaaaaaaaaaaagaaagtgaacCAGATAGAATTGAAAAGGAATACAGGATGATAACTCTGCTATCAAGGAGactaaaaatcaaagttttgagaggagaaatcataaTGCTTGTTTGTTGCTGTGGTGATACTCCTGCTTTTGAACCACCGCTTATTTCCGCCatgattttttgtttcttttcttctattGCCGCTGATGAGAACTTTGTTATTAGGATTAGGGTTTGCTCACAGAAACAAAGAGGCAGCAGAAAACTACGCTGGTTATATAGGGTAAGAGGTCTGCCCGATTGAGTTGGAGTTAAGTTTTAGTCGTTGATTTCAGATCCAACGGTAGTAGAGAATTCTTTAACTGACCGTACTTGCTGACCTGCATGTGTGTCAATAGACGGCTGTGATGTGTATTTAGTAGCGGAATTAGCAGCTATACGTATACTGGGTCACCAATCATTTTAGATTAGTGTGAAAATGTTTACAGCTGAATTTTTCCCCAGTTTATCTTTCAGCATCAATGAAGTAATCcaaaacaaaattagatatacTTCCGAGAAATCTTGGGACAAACTTCGGTATGTAGAGATTGTACCAGAGACTAAACCATCCAACAATCTACCACAAATGTACACTAGTTTATTACTTGAGAAGCGGTTGTGCCACCACACCATGCAGACCACACAACATAGATTGCGCACAGTGAAGGATACCCACCAGTTGGACCCGCCATCTTTGGAAAATTTAAGCAATCATAAGTAGGGAGATGATAATCAAGAAAAGATCATACAACAAAGTGCACACAACTTTTTCATAGGTTTGGATTCCATCAAGTgaaacaagaaagtaaacttTTTCAAAGGTTGAAGGTTTCCATCAACTGTTACACTTCAACAAACTCTATGGAAAACCTGATGTTATTTTATAGTAGATAATAGATTGCTCCAGATGAAATACAAATGTTCAAATGCTTGAAACAGTTACCCTGGAAACCATATTTTAAGACTGAAGATGGTGTGCACATCACAATATCCCAAAGCAAGTGCCTAGAAACTTTCAATAGAAAACGAGAAAAGTACAAAAGAATCTAAAGCTGCCTAAATCTATCCTGATACACATAATGTGATAGTAAATGATGTTTTAACCTTGTCAAAGAGTTAAAATATTCTTACTGGCAGAATGTGACAAGAAGTTCAATACCAGAAAAATCAGCTACTATTGTTACATCTTGAAACATGCTTTTTGGATGGTTCACCATAAAATGTACAAGAAATTTGGATTGCTTTTCACCATTTGTCTGCAAAGTTAGAAATGGATAAAACAGATTTAGCTAACACACATAATGCCTACCATTATTGCAACAAAACTAATCCGAGAAAAATTCAAATAAGCTTATAATATGTCGTAGTGTTAAGCATTCCATCGATACAGAACAGGCCTAGTATAACTCTATAATTTGATTGACTATCTCCAGCATCAATAACTCAACtttctttgaaaagaaaaagattaaTGTACCATAAAGGATGGAGGATGTTCTTCAACCCTCAAATTTCACTGGCTGTCTTCTTCGTTTTATTTCTTAATGTGTTCGTTGTTTTCTCATGTTTTGCTTATTTCCACTCGCTAAAGTTAATTGCCACGAAAAAAGAAGAACTAAACATTTGCTTTAACATCTATGCTCATAGACACCTATTTTGGTGGCTTCTTTAACGACGAAAACCCACCAAACATCTCTAATCTCTATGATTAAATGAAACTCAGTGGACTCTGACGCAGTGACATTTATCCTCCGCTTTCTCACTAAGCACCATTTGTACCGCCCCCCTAAAACGTGCATCGGCTATTGGAGTGCATTAGAGATTGTAAAAAGACTAAAAAAGTCTTGGTGAATATGGAACCTATGATGCTAGGAATAGGTACCACAAAACATAAAATGCAGATTTAGGGATTAGCAATCCTAATCCAGCGGAGACTCGAACTTGGGTAAATTATACTAACTTTAACTTGGGTTTAAGAGGGCCGAGTTTGCTCAGTGGGGAGTAAGCCGGTGGCTACGCTGCCAGGAGACAGGATGGGCCTATGGctagcatcaaaaaaaaaaaagaaaaaaaaatcctaatccAGTGTATGCATGTAGGAAAAAAGATATGTACCTCAAAAGCAGAAAAGCCCACCAGGCTGCAGCATGCAAGCAGCTCCTTCAcaaagatgaagaagatcatTCATGCCATTTTCACCCCCATCCAGCGTAAGTCTTGGTTCGCGTTTACCTGAAGCCCCAAAATTTGATCACTTGGACTGTACGGCGGACTACTAACAAGGCCCGCAAGCTTGCCTTTAGCATCCCCTCCAGTAGTTCTAACCAAGATCATTGCCGTATCTCAACTTTATCCTGGAAACTACATACAGCTAGATGGGTTTTCGACACACATTTGAAAAAATGACACttgatgaaaatgaaaatgcTTTGGAAGAAATAGAGAAAAAACACATGCATCATTCCTTTTCTGCTGATAGTGCGGGTACATTTTGTGATTTGGGTCAACAAACAAACTGAGGTAGTTTTCACATTATGTCAAGTGACATAATCACTTAGATAACTCCGACCCGACATTGAAGGTCTGTCCAGACTATTCCACATAGAAGTCCTTGCACATAGAGGGACTCAAAACTTACCACATTGGCTTGTTTTTGGTCTAAAAGAGAGGGAGATGCACATGGTGTGGATGGTCTTCCTCTTCATAGAATTTGCTGAAGTTTATAACACATAATAATTAGACATTTCTAATTTCTTTAACATAAGTTTCCACATTCCCATGAGGAGAGACTGCTAGGAAATTTATAACCAAATCAGTACTCTACATTACTGATTCACAGAGCATAATATAGAAATTGCTAAAGCCTCGTGCATTATACCACCAATTCATCAAGTAGTTTTATTCACATTTCAAACAGATAAATACAAATTATCGACGGTCATCACAAAAACTGTCTTTGAATTACTAGTTAaacatattaaatttactaaaacATAAGATCGCAAAATTATATAATGAAGCAAGATTCAAACCTGAATGAATTAACTACGACTAACCTGCAAATCGTACCTCTTGACGTTGAAGTCAGATACAGAAGCAGCAATTGGGACTCAAATTCGTTGCAATTACCTTTACTTGAGTACCCAATTTCAATGGATATTGTAGATAAGGTATATTCTGAAAGGTTCAGTCTGTTTGCTTCTCAAGTCTACCATTTCTAACAACTTGAATGTCTAGGGGAAATTCCGAGCATCTATTTAGGTTTAtgagattttattttctattttaagactgataataaaattatgaaaaaaaataaaaataataactttGGAGATCTAGAATagtaaattttatttattgataAAGCGTTCATACATACATATGGTTAATATGATGAACATTGGAAATGAAGAAATAGTGGGAGTACAACTGATTAAACCAGTAGATTCAGTTTCTAAGTTGAAAACTAAATCCTGAACAAGCCAAAATATAAAGACAAGTAAGAAGAAAATCGGAGAACAACCAAAACAACGATGAAATGTACTGCTAAGACAGATAGAGTATCTATAAAAAGTGTTTTAGAAATGGTTGAAAGGGGAATACAGTGGTATAGGAGACAAAAAGAATAACATCTTCAGAGGAGAAAACTGgtgtttgctgtttgcttttaGGGTTACAGAGCAGAAAACTACGCTAGTTATACAGGCCCAGGGTAAGAGATCTGACCGTTTGAGTTAAGATTTCAGATCCAATGGCTGTAGAGCATTCTTTGACTGACCACTGACCTGCATACATATTAATAGACAGCTGTGATGTGTATTCGCAAAAAGTTATATGATTCCAGTGATGTGTATTCGATATGATTCGAACTAAAGGCAAAAAACCAGACATGATATTCGGTCACTATTTAAGCTCATAGGGCTTTTTGAGTCACTAAATCATTTTGGGTCCTGGTGAAAAATGTTCACAGCTGATTTTCCCAGTTATCACCATCAATGTAGTACTCAAAATAAAATTACGAAAATGAAAATGATCCAAGTATATCCTTGTAGAGAGAAAAAAAGTAGACCCACTTCCCACGCACTCGTCCCAATGCCAGAACAGCTGCCCAATGCCGATGATTTTCCTTCGGGAGAAATCTTGGGACAAACTTCAGTATGTCTAGCACCAACTCTAAGAACTACTAAGGTATAGATTGTACCAGAGACTAAACTATCTAATACCTGGGAAACAATCTACCAAAAATGTACACTAGTTTATTACTTGAGAGGGGCTGTACCGTACTataccgtgcagtgcattgtttacgACAACATAGATTGCGCATACTGAAGGATGCCCAATTGGACCTGAAAATTTAAGCAATCATAAGTAGCGAGATGATAATCAAGCAAAGATCATATAACAAAGTGCACAAAACTTCTTCAAAGGTTAGGATTCCATCAAGTGTTACACTTTGAGAAAGTAAACTTTTTTAAAGGTTGAAGGAATCTGTCAACTGTTAAACTTCAACAAACTGTATGGAAAACCTGATGTCATTTTATACTAGACAATAGATTGCTCCAAATGAAAATACAAAATGTTCAAATGCTTGAAACATGTTCCCTGGAAACCATATTTTAAGACTGAACATGGTATGCACATCACAATATCTCACAGTAAGTGCCTACTTTCAATTAGAAAcgagaaaaaaacaaaagagtatgaAGTTGTGTAAATCTATCCTGATACACATAATGTGATAGTAAATGATGTTTTAATCTTGGTAACAGATAACACTGACAAAGAGTTAAAATACTCTTACTGGCAGAATGTGACAAGACGTTAAATACCAGCAAAATCAGTTACTATTCTTACAACTTGAAACAGTACATCTTAAAACAGTGCTTTTTAGATCATCATGAAATTTACAAGAAATTTGGATTGTTTTTCACCATTTGTCAGCAAAGTTAATGAACACACATAATGTCTACTGTTATTGCAAGGAAACTAATCCGATAAAATTCAAGAATGCATTTAATTGGTCTTAAGCAGTGCAT
This is a stretch of genomic DNA from Papaver somniferum cultivar HN1 chromosome 1, ASM357369v1, whole genome shotgun sequence. It encodes these proteins:
- the LOC113339337 gene encoding uncharacterized protein LOC113339337 — translated: MILVRTTGGDAKGKLAGLVSSPPYSPSDQILGLQTNGEKQSKFLVHFMVNHPKSMFQDVTIVADFSGIELLVTFCHIRIAANSATKYTSQPSIDTHAGSIERWNAQIGNFEIKYEILSSPKSQVIAYFLAEFPLKEDESVEEMMDIDEECGNPTDLLIDNTRWEILVDGSSNGDDSGIGIVFISPAGTRLAYSFRLEFASTNNETEHEAVVHTLRLSIEMKLEYARITSDSQLVIRQIEGVYRTNEPSFQKYKKLVGELSAQIPKINWRHISRKDNRLAYAFAFIPSMMVDPTARDIKIQTLFLPSINKEKCEDVDVMLVDNEEDEKANKAADWRTQLHLYLEKGEVPRNRLEAHKLKSRETNYELRDGVLYRRSFLGPSLRCLTRTEGMEILKALHYGDAGNHSGGRSLAYREKIHGYYWPYMHEDVKEVSRRCEECQRHGNKIHVPGAMLKSSTSEWPFGKWGFRIPTQLVSDNGKQFEGENIELLLNAFKIQSGKSTPLSPRSNGQAEATNKTIADTLKKKLERHNKGWCEKVHNAVWAYRTTRREATRMSPFCLTYGVEAVFPTKVIIPTTKREAWEKNLSVDLILTKLDDLEERREVSLRHMENYHQRIAREYNKRVKIRDFHPGKLVLREIPPYQRRIDGMLEKR